In the genome of Carnobacterium pleistocenium FTR1, one region contains:
- a CDS encoding IS3 family transposase: MYSHEERLKAVKLYIKYEHSLAATIQKLGYPSPKALYNWHQEYCKNGELRDLSLRATKFTLKEKEIAVDHYFEYGRNYSRTVRLLGYPNRETLRQWCEESAPEARKIRRSAINYTQEQKKEAVIRLFSRNTSAKKIAEQTGVGRKTLYDWKSDLVGRDFPLTMPKQPIEQTLDTLNSEVDNLQKQGYQLRMEKEILERAAVLIKKEAGINPINLTNREKTILVDALRADFPLKTLFQQLKLVKSNYFYHRKQLALPDKYEKKRALLTEIFQENDARYGYRRLHSELKNNGIVLSEKVVRRLMSEENLFVRIARKKKYSSYASEITQAAPNLLQRNFKAEKPNMKWLTDISEFRIPAGKVYLSPIIDCFDGAVVSWTISAEPNAKLVNTMFDNALETLGVNEHPIIHSDRGAHCRWPGWIERIKTSGLTQSMSKKGCSPDNSACEGFFGRLKNEWFYGLSWKDFSIDEFMERLDHYIHWYNEKRIKMSLGGISPLQYRRRLGLAA; encoded by the coding sequence ATGTACTCTCACGAGGAACGATTGAAAGCCGTAAAATTATATATAAAATATGAACACTCACTAGCAGCTACTATTCAAAAACTTGGTTACCCTTCTCCAAAAGCATTATATAATTGGCATCAAGAATATTGTAAAAATGGAGAACTTCGTGACTTATCTCTTAGAGCTACTAAATTTACTTTAAAAGAAAAAGAGATAGCTGTTGATCATTACTTTGAATATGGTCGGAATTATTCTCGGACAGTTCGACTGCTAGGCTATCCGAACAGGGAAACATTACGACAGTGGTGTGAAGAATCAGCCCCAGAAGCTCGTAAAATTCGACGGAGTGCGATAAACTACACGCAAGAGCAGAAAAAAGAGGCTGTAATCCGACTCTTTAGCCGAAATACTTCTGCCAAAAAAATCGCGGAACAGACAGGTGTTGGTAGAAAGACGCTCTATGACTGGAAAAGTGATTTAGTCGGAAGGGATTTTCCTTTAACCATGCCAAAACAACCTATTGAACAAACTTTAGATACACTGAATTCAGAAGTCGATAACCTACAAAAACAAGGTTATCAGCTACGAATGGAAAAAGAGATTCTTGAAAGAGCAGCTGTTTTAATAAAAAAAGAAGCGGGCATCAATCCAATAAACTTAACAAATAGAGAGAAGACTATCTTGGTTGATGCCTTACGTGCCGATTTCCCTTTAAAAACCTTATTCCAACAATTGAAGCTGGTGAAAAGTAATTATTTTTATCACAGAAAGCAACTGGCATTGCCAGATAAATACGAAAAAAAACGCGCTTTACTGACAGAGATTTTTCAAGAAAATGATGCAAGATATGGCTACCGTAGACTGCATTCAGAACTGAAAAATAATGGAATCGTACTGTCAGAAAAGGTTGTTAGAAGGCTGATGAGCGAAGAGAATCTTTTTGTTAGAATAGCGCGGAAAAAGAAATATAGTTCCTATGCTAGCGAGATTACACAAGCCGCTCCAAATCTTTTACAACGAAATTTTAAGGCGGAAAAGCCAAATATGAAATGGCTGACTGATATTTCAGAATTTCGCATTCCTGCTGGGAAGGTTTATCTGTCACCTATCATTGACTGTTTTGACGGAGCAGTCGTAAGTTGGACGATTAGTGCTGAACCGAATGCAAAATTAGTCAATACAATGTTCGACAACGCTTTAGAAACACTAGGCGTTAATGAGCATCCAATTATTCATTCTGATCGTGGAGCGCATTGCCGATGGCCAGGATGGATAGAGCGAATAAAAACCTCCGGTTTGACACAATCCATGTCCAAGAAAGGCTGTTCTCCAGACAATTCTGCCTGTGAAGGCTTTTTTGGACGCTTGAAAAATGAATGGTTTTACGGGTTATCTTGGAAAGACTTCAGCATAGACGAGTTCATGGAACGACTAGATCATTATATTCATTGGTATAATGAAAAGAGAATTAAAATGTCATTAGGTGGAATAAGTCCTCTTCAGTATAGACGAAGGCTAGGACTAGCTGCTTAA
- a CDS encoding MalY/PatB family protein: MGKELFDEVIDRRGTYCTQWDYIEDRFGVNDLLPFTISDMDFKVPDKISEALKKRNAHPIYGYTRWNHNDFKVPIVNWYNQRFQTIIELNWIVYSPSVMYTISKLIELKSTVGDQVVIQTPAYDAFFKTIKSNKREVVENKLRYEDGRYSIDFKDLEKKLAHPKAKILVLCSPHNPTGRVWTKSELLKIVDLCNRYDVFLISDEIHMDIVREGHHHTPIVVITEELKNIAICTSTSKTFNTSGLIGSYALIPDMELQKVFLDILKNRDGLSSASILGIESMMAGYKYCHEWVDELNVYVSENMHFTFDYLKQNIPEIKFIIPESTFLAWLDISELSFKMKEIQQALIAIGAVAIMDGSIYGEEGQDFLRMNLGCSKEKVLDGLERLKKAIDYLKQGQLGNGLN; the protein is encoded by the coding sequence TTGGGAAAAGAACTGTTCGATGAAGTAATAGATAGAAGGGGCACGTATTGCACTCAATGGGATTATATAGAAGATCGTTTTGGGGTCAACGATTTATTGCCTTTTACCATTTCTGATATGGATTTCAAAGTTCCGGATAAAATCAGTGAGGCATTAAAAAAAAGAAATGCTCATCCGATATACGGATATACCAGATGGAACCACAATGATTTTAAGGTACCTATAGTAAACTGGTACAACCAACGGTTCCAAACAATAATAGAATTGAACTGGATTGTTTACTCTCCTTCAGTCATGTATACTATCTCGAAATTGATTGAATTGAAATCAACTGTTGGCGATCAAGTTGTGATCCAAACGCCCGCTTATGATGCTTTTTTTAAAACTATAAAAAGCAACAAACGAGAAGTAGTTGAGAACAAGTTACGCTATGAAGATGGACGTTATTCTATTGATTTTAAAGATTTAGAAAAAAAATTAGCCCATCCGAAAGCAAAAATATTAGTGCTGTGCAGCCCTCATAACCCTACTGGAAGAGTTTGGACTAAAAGCGAATTATTAAAGATAGTTGACTTGTGTAATCGATACGATGTATTTTTAATATCCGATGAAATTCACATGGACATTGTTCGTGAGGGGCATCACCATACACCGATTGTTGTTATAACAGAAGAATTAAAGAATATTGCTATTTGTACATCGACTAGTAAAACATTTAATACTTCTGGATTGATTGGATCTTATGCGTTGATTCCAGATATGGAATTGCAAAAGGTTTTTTTAGATATTTTAAAAAATAGAGATGGACTGTCTTCAGCAAGCATATTGGGAATAGAAAGTATGATGGCAGGGTACAAATACTGCCATGAATGGGTTGATGAATTGAATGTCTATGTTTCTGAAAATATGCATTTTACGTTTGATTATTTGAAACAAAATATTCCCGAAATCAAGTTCATTATTCCAGAATCGACATTCTTAGCTTGGCTAGATATAAGCGAACTCTCTTTCAAAATGAAGGAGATTCAGCAAGCTTTAATTGCTATTGGTGCAGTTGCCATTATGGACGGATCAATTTATGGAGAAGAAGGTCAAGATTTTTTGAGAATGAATTTAGGTTGCTCAAAAGAAAAAGTATTAGATGGGTTGGAAAGATTGAAAAAAGCAATTGATTATTTGAAACAAGGACAACTTGGTAATGGACTAAACTGA
- the istA gene encoding IS21 family transposase, with amino-acid sequence MIQYRKILELHFKKVSQRTISTSVGSSRNTVSEVIKRAEKIGLESLIDTMNNHRLEEFLFPEKQAIEKGYFPPNWEKIHKELQKKNVTLKLLHIEYAQHARNGGKILYAYRTFAEKYGKYAKKYKATMPIIRKPGEVLEIDWGGSTLSINDRQTGGKLTVYVFVATFPYSQYSYVEGFLDMKSANWLTGHIHAFEYFDGVPESLVPDNLKTGVTKAIRGEPILNEAYRELADYYQTVIVPGRVRSPMISATVNYQQGMRMFS; translated from the coding sequence ATGATTCAATACCGTAAGATTCTGGAATTACATTTCAAAAAAGTTTCCCAACGAACTATTAGCACTAGCGTTGGAAGTTCGAGAAACACAGTTTCAGAAGTCATCAAACGTGCTGAAAAGATTGGATTAGAAAGTTTGATTGACACTATGAACAATCATCGGCTTGAAGAATTTCTCTTTCCAGAGAAACAAGCGATTGAGAAAGGCTATTTTCCACCTAATTGGGAAAAGATTCATAAGGAATTACAGAAGAAAAATGTGACTTTAAAGTTACTTCACATTGAGTATGCGCAACACGCGCGTAACGGTGGGAAAATCCTTTATGCTTATCGTACTTTTGCAGAAAAATATGGAAAGTATGCAAAAAAATATAAAGCAACCATGCCTATTATAAGAAAACCGGGTGAAGTATTAGAGATTGACTGGGGTGGATCAACTTTGTCTATTAATGATCGTCAAACCGGAGGGAAATTGACCGTATATGTTTTCGTAGCGACATTCCCTTACAGTCAATACAGTTATGTAGAAGGCTTTTTAGATATGAAATCTGCCAATTGGTTAACAGGACATATCCATGCATTTGAATATTTCGACGGTGTTCCAGAATCACTGGTCCCTGATAATTTGAAAACTGGTGTAACAAAAGCTATTCGAGGAGAACCTATACTTAATGAAGCTTACCGTGAATTAGCTGATTACTATCAAACGGTTATCGTTCCGGGCAGGGTTCGGAGTCCGATGATATCCGCCACCGTAAATTACCAGCAGGGGATGCGGATGTTTTCTTAG
- the malX gene encoding maltose/glucose-specific PTS transporter subunit IIBC, which produces MNKSKGSFWEFFQGLGKTFMLPVALLAFMGLILGIGSSFTSATTIEIMPFLGNDYLQVIFRFLSTIGGFAFTYLPVLFAMAIPLGLARYDKGVAAFSGLVGYIIMNLSINFYLTEANLLADTEALREAGQGMVMGIQTLEMGVLGGIIVGIIVSSLHKQFFEIQLPDAFAFFGGARFVPIITSIVLGLVGLLLPLIWPIFGAAIMGIGNLIQRAGVFGPFLFGAGERLLLPTGLHHILVSMIRFTEAGGTQIVDGNTVSGALNIFYAQLQSGVEISPSATAFLSQGKMPTFMFGLPAVALAMYKTARPENRSKIKGLLISGVLATFVTGITEPVEFLFLFVAPLLYLFHVIMTGLGFMVMALLTVKIGNTDGGILDFLIFGVLQGSETKWYLVVLVGILWFAIYYFVFKYAIVKFNLKTPGREVYTTEYSQEELGHKKKGKYDAPVILSALGGAANIASLDNCVTRLRLVVNNMDEINEDVLKENGVLGVMKLDDQNLQVIIGTQVATLKNQIERLIN; this is translated from the coding sequence ATGAATAAAAGTAAGGGTAGTTTTTGGGAATTTTTTCAAGGGTTAGGTAAGACCTTTATGTTACCTGTGGCATTGCTCGCATTTATGGGATTAATTCTAGGAATTGGGAGTTCATTCACTAGTGCAACAACAATTGAGATCATGCCATTTTTAGGAAATGATTATTTACAAGTGATTTTTAGATTTCTTTCAACGATTGGTGGTTTTGCTTTTACTTATCTACCAGTATTGTTCGCAATGGCCATTCCTTTAGGATTAGCTAGGTACGATAAAGGAGTAGCTGCTTTTTCAGGATTAGTTGGTTACATCATTATGAATTTATCAATCAACTTTTATTTGACAGAAGCTAATCTATTGGCTGACACTGAAGCTTTGAGAGAAGCTGGTCAAGGTATGGTAATGGGAATTCAAACTTTAGAGATGGGTGTACTTGGAGGAATTATCGTTGGGATAATCGTTTCGTCATTGCATAAACAATTTTTTGAGATTCAACTTCCAGACGCATTTGCATTTTTTGGCGGAGCTAGATTCGTTCCAATCATTACTTCCATCGTTTTAGGATTAGTTGGACTGTTATTGCCTTTAATTTGGCCTATATTCGGTGCAGCAATTATGGGTATTGGAAACTTGATTCAAAGAGCGGGAGTTTTTGGTCCATTCCTCTTTGGAGCTGGAGAAAGACTCTTACTCCCAACAGGTTTGCATCACATACTCGTCTCAATGATACGGTTTACCGAAGCTGGGGGCACACAAATCGTTGATGGGAATACCGTTTCAGGGGCTCTGAATATTTTTTACGCTCAATTACAAAGTGGAGTGGAAATAAGTCCATCGGCTACAGCCTTTTTATCACAAGGTAAAATGCCAACCTTCATGTTTGGATTACCAGCTGTTGCTTTAGCTATGTATAAAACCGCTAGACCTGAAAATAGATCAAAGATTAAGGGATTGCTGATTTCTGGAGTTTTAGCAACTTTTGTAACAGGTATTACTGAGCCAGTCGAATTCTTATTTTTATTCGTCGCACCATTGCTTTACTTGTTCCATGTGATCATGACAGGATTAGGATTTATGGTGATGGCTTTGTTGACAGTGAAAATTGGAAATACAGACGGTGGCATTTTAGACTTCTTAATTTTTGGAGTGTTACAAGGTTCTGAAACGAAATGGTATTTAGTGGTATTAGTTGGAATCCTATGGTTTGCTATTTATTACTTTGTTTTCAAATATGCGATTGTAAAATTCAATTTGAAAACGCCAGGAAGAGAAGTCTACACCACTGAATATTCTCAAGAAGAGTTAGGTCATAAAAAGAAAGGCAAATATGATGCGCCAGTGATTTTATCAGCATTAGGCGGTGCAGCTAATATTGCTTCCTTAGATAATTGTGTGACTAGATTAAGGTTAGTTGTTAATAACATGGATGAAATAAATGAAGATGTTTTAAAAGAAAATGGTGTTTTAGGAGTAATGAAACTAGATGATCAAAATCTACAAGTCATTATTGGAACGCAAGTAGCCACATTGAAAAATCAAATTGAAAGACTAATTAATTAA
- a CDS encoding MurR/RpiR family transcriptional regulator → MAEINIFFKKLISKRKNLSNLESQVLEYILKYPYKVANLNIDEFSNEIFVSTATVSRTCKKLGFKGYQQLKYSLEQYNLNKETYPIEDNKIADIEVHVKRFQKEMENTLIDINNSKIALAAEYLSKSNLVEFFGVGVSFSFCSDSARKLTFAGRISSARNDWDELRAVANNMKPTDLAILLSHSGETLHLMEYANILKQRQVPFILLGGTQNSYIEKLADLTLTAYSESFYYNDIDMSSRFTINLLMDLIIFEYIKQNK, encoded by the coding sequence ATGGCTGAAATAAATATTTTTTTCAAAAAATTAATTTCTAAGCGAAAAAATTTGAGCAACTTAGAATCACAAGTATTAGAGTATATATTAAAATACCCTTATAAGGTAGCAAATTTAAATATTGATGAATTTTCTAATGAAATTTTTGTGTCTACTGCAACTGTTAGTCGGACATGCAAAAAACTGGGATTCAAAGGGTATCAACAGTTAAAATATTCTTTAGAGCAGTACAACTTAAATAAAGAAACTTATCCTATTGAAGATAATAAGATTGCTGATATAGAAGTACATGTTAAACGTTTTCAAAAAGAAATGGAAAATACATTAATTGATATCAATAATTCAAAAATAGCCTTGGCAGCTGAATATTTAAGCAAGAGCAATTTAGTTGAATTTTTTGGAGTAGGTGTATCCTTTTCTTTTTGTAGTGATTCAGCTAGAAAATTAACATTTGCCGGTAGAATTTCTTCTGCTAGAAATGATTGGGATGAATTAAGAGCGGTCGCAAATAATATGAAACCAACTGATTTGGCTATTTTATTATCTCATAGTGGAGAAACGCTTCATTTGATGGAATACGCGAATATTTTAAAACAAAGACAAGTACCTTTCATATTACTAGGCGGTACACAAAATAGTTATATAGAAAAACTAGCTGATTTGACACTAACAGCATATTCTGAAAGTTTTTATTATAATGATATTGATATGAGCTCTAGATTCACAATCAACTTATTAATGGACTTAATTATTTTTGAATATATTAAACAAAATAAGTAG
- a CDS encoding tyrosine-protein phosphatase, which yields MIDLHCHILQGIDDGAKDMEDSLDMARVAVSEGITHILATPHYKNGHWDNEKKDILILVDELQKELDERGIPLTIFPGQEVRINGELFEELGEDKIQFIDEGSQYVLIEFPTPAIPAYTESLFFELQKEGITPIIVHPERNREVLKDPNVLLPFIEKGVLAQLTAASYTGGFGKSIQKLSKQLIEANLVHFIASDAHNISSRSFYMKEAFRMLEKEFGRAKCEEYQQVTKDIVNGELIVSPTPRKVKQPKFLGLF from the coding sequence ATGATTGATTTACACTGTCATATTTTACAAGGCATCGATGATGGGGCAAAAGATATGGAAGACTCATTAGATATGGCACGAGTTGCTGTATCAGAAGGTATTACTCATATTTTAGCTACGCCACATTATAAAAATGGCCACTGGGACAATGAAAAAAAAGATATTTTAATTCTAGTAGATGAATTGCAAAAAGAGCTTGATGAGCGAGGCATTCCACTAACTATTTTTCCTGGCCAAGAGGTCCGGATCAATGGTGAATTATTTGAAGAATTAGGTGAGGATAAGATTCAATTTATTGATGAAGGCAGTCAATATGTTTTAATTGAATTTCCAACGCCTGCTATTCCTGCCTATACAGAATCGTTATTTTTTGAATTGCAAAAAGAAGGAATCACGCCGATAATCGTTCATCCTGAACGTAACCGAGAAGTGCTGAAAGATCCAAACGTGTTATTACCGTTTATTGAAAAGGGAGTTTTGGCTCAACTCACGGCTGCTAGTTATACAGGCGGTTTTGGAAAGAGTATACAGAAGTTAAGTAAGCAACTGATTGAAGCGAATTTAGTTCACTTTATCGCATCAGATGCTCATAATATTTCTTCACGATCTTTTTACATGAAAGAAGCTTTCCGAATGCTTGAAAAAGAGTTTGGAAGAGCAAAATGTGAGGAATACCAACAAGTAACAAAAGATATCGTTAATGGAGAGTTAATTGTTTCTCCAACTCCAAGAAAAGTAAAACAGCCTAAGTTTCTAGGATTATTTTAG